A window from Glandiceps talaboti chromosome 15, keGlaTala1.1, whole genome shotgun sequence encodes these proteins:
- the LOC144446328 gene encoding galactosylceramide sulfotransferase-like, with product MKADSIVLRITKLICNTFTHRRKLSLACIYVSVFIVGMYYYNRHQATHDHLTTSSLRKLLSGYSRSLGWQSPCGPKTKVVFLKTYKTASTTVSAILMRYGYYNNLSFALPLSSPVFSYVNRFNRKMKKTPPLLTNSSHKDNASYDILASHVPFDKSEIAAVIPAAIYVTILRYPVSQFESTFGFMRFGTRKPLVQDRGQQDALEVFLSNPSKYYEQERPYFRTLLKNRQIFDVGLDTPDMSNETKIQEVIQMAEEEFDLVMISEYFDESLILLKKLLCWSFEDILYLPQNKRQQNLKYELSDWKKERILEWNAADYELYNRMNATFWRKVKEYGPLFKYDLAKFRDMLAGVRAECLDEGHYKVTYRARRNDTMLKGNATQRCSFLNWDADVGTLVLRKRQNSSQHINL from the exons ATGAAGGCTGATAGTATTGTTTTGAGAATCACAAAGCTTATATGTAATACCTTCACACATCGAAGGAAACTGTCGCTGGCCTGTATTTACGTGTCTGTATTCATCGTTGGAATGTATTACTATAACCGTCATCAAGCCACACACGA TCATTTAACAACATCATCGCTTCGGAAACTGCTTTCTGGATACAGCCGTAGTCTAGGTTGGCAATCACCATGTGGACCGAAGACAAAAGTGGTATTCTTGAAGACTTATAAGACCGCGAGTACCACGGTGTCAGCAATATTGATGAGATATGGTTATTATAATAATCTCTCCTTTGCTCTACCTCTTAGCTCACCTGTTTTCTCATACGTCAACCGGTTCAACAGAAAGATGAAAAAAACACCACCACTGCTTACAAACTCTAGTCACAAAGATAATGCTAGTTACGATATCCTTGCAAGTCACGTACCTTTTGATAAGTCAGAAATCGCAGCAGTTATCCCAGCTGCCATTTACGTCACAATACTTCGTTACCCTGTTTCACAGTTTGAATCTACATTCGGATTTATGCGATTCGGAACAAGGAAACCTCTCGTACAAGACCGGGGACAACAAGATGCACTAGAAGTTTTCCTGTCTAATCCTTCCAAATATTATGAACAAGAGAGGCCGTACTTTAGGACCTTACTGAAAAATCGACAGATTTTTGACGTTGGATTAGACACGCCAGACATGTCTAACGAAACTAAGATTCAGGAAGTCATACAAATGGCGGAGGAAGAATTCGACCTAGTTATGATTTCTGAATATTTCGATGAATCGCTCATTCTCCTGAAAAAACTTTTGTGTTGGAGTTTTGAAGATATACTTTACCTTCCACAAAACAAAAGACAAcagaatttgaaatatgaattaagTGACTGGAAGAAAGAACGGATATTAGAATGGAACGCAGCTGATTATGAACTGTATAATCGAATGAATGCCACATTTTGGAGGAAAGTTAAGGAGTACGGTCCTCTGTTTAAATATGATTTGGCGAAATTTCGTGACATGTTGGCGGGAGTCCGTGCGGAATGCCTTGACGAGGGACATTACAAAGTAACGTATCGTGCACGCCGAAATGACACGATGTTGAAAGGAAATGCCACTCAGCGCTGTTCTTTTCTTAATTGGGATGCAGATGTTGGAACTCTTGTGTTGCGCAAGAGACAGAACAGCTCACAACACATTAACCTTTGA